The following are encoded in a window of Geoalkalibacter sp. genomic DNA:
- a CDS encoding SPASM domain-containing protein, producing MSLDLLDAPLRLTWDIYHPEHLLPASELMLIADRLLAAGVFFVLLDGRPLSHDACARVVAHLAAGCQVSLVVSPEEENFSRLAGGWSLRELFLDVTEVADQPDRLIEKAVAALRALGYAPSLLLRPSQRNLQRIPALADLCRRLGIARLKLPNARIADEWQKPEDLRLPGPEDIEDLRRWVGGDGASARRGLDLEVHDLFIWEIFFAAGTQGRGEYGGCQAANSLGHIDARGNLYPCSSWPLVLGSLLTTELEELWQSPLRHGVRSVIARLPAACRDCRDLPICLGGCRGLAETFKMKSEGRDLMCRGSR from the coding sequence ATGAGTCTTGATCTTCTCGATGCTCCTCTGCGCCTGACTTGGGACATTTATCATCCCGAGCACCTTCTGCCTGCTTCCGAATTGATGCTGATCGCCGACCGCCTGCTCGCCGCCGGTGTGTTCTTTGTGCTGCTCGATGGTCGGCCCCTGTCCCATGACGCCTGCGCGCGGGTGGTCGCGCATCTCGCCGCCGGCTGCCAGGTTTCCCTCGTCGTTTCTCCCGAGGAGGAGAATTTCTCCCGGCTTGCCGGCGGCTGGTCCCTGCGGGAGCTTTTTCTCGATGTCACGGAGGTTGCCGACCAACCGGATCGCCTCATTGAGAAAGCCGTTGCGGCCCTGCGCGCTCTGGGCTATGCTCCATCACTGCTGTTGCGGCCTTCACAGCGCAATCTGCAACGCATTCCCGCCCTCGCCGATTTGTGCCGGCGTCTGGGCATTGCCCGTCTGAAACTTCCCAACGCCCGCATTGCCGACGAATGGCAAAAGCCCGAGGACTTGCGCCTGCCTGGTCCCGAGGACATCGAGGATCTGCGTCGATGGGTGGGCGGGGATGGCGCGAGCGCAAGGCGCGGACTCGATCTTGAGGTCCATGATCTGTTCATCTGGGAAATTTTCTTTGCCGCGGGCACCCAAGGGCGCGGCGAATACGGGGGCTGCCAGGCCGCCAACAGTCTGGGCCACATCGATGCCCGGGGCAATCTCTATCCTTGTTCCTCCTGGCCGCTGGTGCTCGGTTCGCTGCTCACGACGGAGTTGGAGGAACTCTGGCAGTCGCCCCTGCGCCACGGGGTGAGATCGGTCATCGCGCGTCTGCCCGCCGCTTGCCGTGATTGCCGCGATCTGCCGATCTGCCTCGGCGGTTGCCGCGGTCTGGCGGAAACCTTTAAGATGAAGAGCGAAGGCCGCGACCTCATGTGCCGCGGCAGCCGTTAG
- a CDS encoding right-handed parallel beta-helix repeat-containing protein, whose product MRKFLYLLLSALTLWFGGCAQAPLGLTVVASAAPDLDKLPRVSGVLTADLVLEGAVVLADDLLVPAGITLTLRPGTVVYVVPSDSTKIDPEWLSSATELLVRGTLRSEGTAAHPVLFNLSRPKEEGAYAWAGLLLDGATDSLIRHTRIEHAEQGILCINSSPEIRDSEILACRYGIIAQQRSAPSLIGNLIEGGEAGVFCWIESHPLMLDNRILNHNEEGLFIDRSSRPRLQGNRISGNGIGIALHGPVDSAPTDQVRGNQQDVRLLGLPGGRP is encoded by the coding sequence ATGCGAAAATTTCTCTACCTGCTCTTGTCGGCCCTGACCCTTTGGTTCGGGGGGTGCGCCCAGGCGCCGCTGGGCCTGACGGTGGTTGCGTCCGCCGCGCCGGATCTGGACAAGCTGCCGCGCGTCTCGGGCGTCCTGACGGCCGATCTGGTGCTGGAAGGCGCCGTGGTGCTGGCCGATGATCTGTTGGTGCCCGCCGGGATCACTCTGACATTGCGCCCCGGGACTGTAGTCTACGTGGTGCCTTCCGATAGCACCAAGATCGATCCGGAATGGTTGTCCTCGGCGACGGAACTGCTGGTGCGCGGCACATTGCGCAGCGAAGGCACCGCCGCCCATCCGGTGCTTTTCAATCTCTCTCGCCCCAAGGAAGAAGGCGCCTACGCCTGGGCCGGACTGCTGCTCGACGGTGCGACGGACAGCCTTATCCGCCATACGCGCATCGAGCATGCCGAACAGGGCATTCTCTGCATCAACAGCTCCCCCGAGATCCGCGACAGCGAGATTCTTGCCTGCCGCTACGGCATCATCGCCCAGCAACGAAGCGCACCGTCTTTGATCGGCAATTTGATTGAAGGCGGCGAGGCGGGCGTGTTTTGCTGGATCGAATCCCACCCCTTGATGCTGGACAATCGCATCCTGAACCACAATGAGGAAGGCCTGTTCATCGACCGCTCCAGCCGGCCGCGCCTGCAGGGCAATCGGATCAGCGGCAACGGCATCGGTATCGCGCTTCATGGGCCGGTTGACTCCGCGCCGACCGATCAGGTGCGAGGCAACCAGCAGGACGTGCGGCTGCTTGGCTTGCCCGGAGGCCGGCCGTGA
- a CDS encoding PhoH family protein has translation MKKVYILDTNVLLHDPEALFKFEDNDVVVPITVIEEIDRFKKDQNETGRNARHVSRILDRMREGNRLTEGVPLETGGTLIVEIYQEEFIRQLPPELRTERGDNRILAVAMQKKEQCDCPVVFVTKDTNLRIKADALGLAAEDYESDKVSIEDLYSGTAQVMLSKEQVDTFYGQGFLALPDEYLPNQCLTLIDVGNPSHSAIGRYSKAQRKVVPLLRPPKEGLWGIHSRNREQQFAFDLLLNDDIQLVTLVGKAGTGKTLLAIAAGLHKVSDEGSYSRLLVSRPVFPLGKDLGFLPGDIEEKLAPWMQPIFDNVELLLGNVDERGKRKRGYKELVELGFLEIEALTYIRGRSIPRQFLIVDEAQNLTPHEIKTIVTRAGEGTKIVLTGDPYQIDNPYVDSSSNGLTYLVEKFKGQELAGHVILTKGERSPLAELAANLL, from the coding sequence ATGAAGAAAGTCTACATCCTCGATACCAATGTTTTGCTCCATGATCCTGAAGCCTTGTTCAAATTCGAGGACAACGATGTCGTCGTGCCGATCACCGTCATCGAGGAGATTGATCGCTTCAAGAAGGACCAGAACGAAACCGGGCGCAACGCCCGCCATGTGTCGCGCATTCTCGACCGCATGCGCGAGGGCAATCGTCTCACCGAGGGCGTGCCCTTGGAGACCGGTGGGACCCTGATCGTCGAGATCTACCAGGAAGAATTCATCCGCCAACTGCCGCCGGAACTGCGCACCGAGCGCGGCGACAATCGCATTCTCGCCGTGGCCATGCAGAAGAAGGAGCAGTGCGACTGTCCGGTGGTGTTCGTCACCAAGGACACCAACCTGCGCATCAAGGCCGATGCCCTGGGTCTGGCGGCCGAGGATTACGAATCCGACAAGGTCTCCATCGAAGACCTCTATTCCGGCACCGCCCAGGTCATGCTGAGCAAGGAGCAGGTCGATACCTTCTACGGCCAGGGGTTTCTCGCCCTGCCCGACGAGTATCTGCCCAACCAGTGCCTGACGCTCATCGACGTGGGAAACCCCTCGCACAGCGCCATCGGCCGCTACTCCAAGGCGCAGCGGAAGGTGGTGCCCCTGCTGCGCCCGCCCAAGGAGGGGTTGTGGGGCATTCATTCGCGCAATCGCGAGCAGCAGTTCGCCTTCGACCTGCTGCTCAACGACGACATCCAGCTCGTCACCCTGGTGGGCAAGGCCGGTACCGGAAAAACGCTGCTCGCCATCGCGGCCGGCTTGCACAAGGTGTCCGACGAGGGCAGCTACAGCCGCCTGCTGGTGTCGCGCCCGGTTTTCCCCCTGGGCAAGGATCTGGGTTTTCTGCCGGGAGACATCGAGGAAAAGCTCGCCCCCTGGATGCAGCCCATTTTCGACAACGTCGAGCTGCTGCTCGGCAATGTCGATGAGCGCGGCAAGCGCAAGCGCGGCTACAAGGAACTGGTCGAACTCGGCTTTCTGGAAATCGAGGCGCTCACCTACATCCGCGGGCGCTCCATCCCCCGGCAGTTTCTCATCGTCGACGAAGCGCAGAATCTCACTCCCCATGAAATCAAGACCATCGTCACCCGCGCCGGGGAGGGGACCAAGATCGTGCTCACCGGCGATCCCTACCAGATCGACAATCCCTACGTGGATTCATCGAGCAACGGCCTGACCTACCTCGTCGAGAAATTCAAGGGACAGGAACTGGCCGGTCACGTCATCCTGACCAAGGGCGAGCGTTCGCCCCTGGCGGAGTTGGCGGCGAACTTGCTGTAA
- a CDS encoding phosphate/phosphite/phosphonate ABC transporter substrate-binding protein translates to MMNDFLTVRRGFRLRALLPVLAMALAVLLAGCEKTPSGPVYRIGYMNCNSEAETMHRFLPLTRYLEKELGVRFEAIPVDTQDFVERYEQGEFDFTHTNAILYIILKKEQNLELLATEKRGQYGSRTAGALVVRRDSDIQTLEDVRGKRLIFGPQLALQGYAAQYDLLLQAGIDPELDLAYYAIPHGSFKHEKVIYGAWFGAFDVAAAPVLDLEIMIAEGKIEADDFRILAQSEIMPYCTFGAAPHVDAKLVADFRRALLKLTPEDTVEMDGERIKVLNAALIDGFEQLLDSDYDVNRDLLRRVNMPPYQEF, encoded by the coding sequence ATGATGAACGATTTTCTGACGGTTCGGCGCGGCTTTCGGCTGCGCGCTCTGCTTCCGGTGCTGGCGATGGCCTTGGCCGTTCTTCTGGCGGGTTGCGAAAAGACCCCTTCGGGGCCGGTGTATCGCATCGGCTATATGAACTGCAACAGCGAAGCCGAAACCATGCACCGTTTTCTGCCCCTGACCCGCTATCTCGAGAAGGAATTGGGGGTGCGCTTCGAGGCTATTCCCGTCGATACCCAGGATTTCGTCGAACGCTACGAGCAGGGTGAATTCGACTTCACTCACACCAACGCCATTCTCTACATCATTCTCAAAAAAGAGCAAAACCTTGAACTGCTGGCCACGGAAAAACGCGGTCAATACGGATCGCGTACCGCCGGTGCGCTGGTCGTGCGGCGCGACAGCGACATCCAGACCCTTGAGGATGTGCGCGGCAAGCGATTGATTTTCGGCCCGCAACTGGCGTTGCAGGGGTATGCCGCTCAGTACGACCTGCTGCTTCAGGCGGGCATCGATCCCGAGTTGGATCTGGCCTACTACGCCATTCCCCATGGGTCCTTCAAGCACGAAAAGGTGATCTACGGCGCCTGGTTCGGGGCCTTCGACGTGGCCGCCGCGCCGGTGCTCGATCTTGAAATCATGATCGCCGAAGGCAAGATCGAAGCCGATGATTTCCGCATCCTTGCGCAAAGCGAGATCATGCCCTATTGCACCTTCGGCGCGGCGCCGCACGTCGATGCCAAGCTGGTGGCGGATTTCCGTCGTGCTCTGCTCAAGCTCACTCCCGAGGATACGGTGGAGATGGACGGTGAGCGCATCAAGGTGCTCAATGCGGCGCTCATCGACGGTTTCGAGCAATTGCTCGACAGCGATTACGATGTCAATCGCGACCTGCTGCGGCGGGTCAACATGCCCCCCTATCAGGAGTTTTGA
- a CDS encoding aminotransferase class V-fold PLP-dependent enzyme: MAIYLDNAATSFPKPPEVHQAVAATLRDAGANPGRGGHHLALEAGRIVFEAREAAAEIIGAHDASRIAFTGNATEAINFGLFGLLRPGDRVVTSTMEHNAVTRPLRALQDQGLCVVKVRADERGRIDPGEIRRACAEKKTTMVVLSHCSNVTGTLQPIEDIGPWCRREGIVFFVDAAQSAGIFSLDVDDMGIDLLAAPGHKGLLGPQGTGFLYVREGLEPRPLVYGGTGANSSSDLPPEHMPERLEAGTLNTPGLAGLTAGIRFLQREGLAAIRAHEAELLGELIEGLSAIAGMKLHGPLDPLYHGGALSLTLGEYDPAEIGFLLDREYGILARVGLHCAPDAHRTIGTFPRGTVRLSPGYFNTLDEMRTVVGALSALAAHPPR, translated from the coding sequence ATGGCGATTTACCTCGACAATGCAGCCACCTCCTTCCCCAAGCCGCCGGAGGTGCATCAGGCCGTCGCCGCCACCCTGCGCGACGCCGGCGCCAATCCCGGACGCGGCGGGCACCATCTTGCCCTGGAGGCCGGACGCATCGTGTTCGAGGCCAGGGAAGCCGCGGCGGAAATCATCGGTGCCCATGACGCATCGCGCATCGCCTTCACCGGCAATGCCACCGAGGCGATCAATTTCGGCCTCTTCGGGCTGTTGCGGCCCGGTGACCGCGTCGTCACCTCGACCATGGAGCACAATGCCGTGACCCGGCCCCTGCGCGCGCTTCAGGATCAGGGCCTGTGCGTGGTCAAGGTGCGGGCCGACGAGCGCGGTCGGATCGATCCCGGCGAGATTCGTCGCGCCTGCGCCGAAAAAAAAACCACCATGGTCGTGTTGAGTCATTGCTCCAACGTGACCGGCACCTTGCAGCCCATCGAGGACATCGGCCCCTGGTGCCGTCGCGAGGGGATCGTCTTTTTTGTCGACGCGGCGCAGAGCGCGGGAATTTTTTCTCTCGACGTCGACGATATGGGCATCGACCTGCTGGCGGCCCCCGGGCACAAGGGCTTGCTGGGACCCCAGGGTACGGGTTTTCTCTATGTGCGCGAGGGCCTGGAACCGCGTCCCTTGGTTTATGGCGGAACCGGCGCCAATTCCAGTTCCGATCTGCCCCCCGAGCACATGCCCGAGCGGCTGGAGGCCGGCACGCTCAACACGCCCGGCTTGGCCGGACTGACCGCCGGCATTCGTTTTTTGCAGCGCGAAGGCCTGGCGGCCATACGGGCTCACGAAGCCGAGCTTCTTGGAGAACTCATCGAGGGGCTCTCCGCCATTGCCGGGATGAAACTCCACGGGCCGCTTGATCCCCTCTACCACGGCGGTGCGCTGTCCCTGACCCTGGGGGAGTACGATCCGGCGGAAATCGGATTTCTGCTCGATCGCGAATACGGTATCCTGGCGCGCGTCGGTCTGCATTGCGCGCCCGATGCCCATCGCACCATCGGCACCTTTCCCCGCGGCACGGTGCGGCTGAGCCCGGGGTATTTCAATACCCTGGATGAGATGCGGACCGTGGTCGGTGCCCTGAGCGCCCTGGCGGCGCACCCGCCTCGTTGA
- a CDS encoding GeoRSP system PqqD family peptide chaperone — MKRPLRNPQIVWRHEKRREEEILKAQQRGEAVDERGTVILIISGMMHQLNLVGGHIWSLCDGSRGVEELIEALAAEFEVERDELVEDVEAFLADLEQRGWLSYV, encoded by the coding sequence TTGAAACGTCCCCTGCGTAATCCCCAGATTGTCTGGCGCCATGAAAAGCGCCGCGAGGAAGAAATACTCAAGGCGCAGCAGCGCGGTGAAGCCGTGGACGAGCGGGGCACGGTGATTTTGATCATCTCCGGCATGATGCATCAGCTCAATCTGGTCGGTGGACACATTTGGAGTCTCTGCGACGGCAGTCGCGGCGTCGAGGAACTGATCGAGGCGCTGGCCGCCGAATTCGAGGTGGAGCGCGACGAACTGGTCGAGGATGTCGAGGCATTTCTCGCCGATTTGGAGCAGCGGGGGTGGCTGAGTTATGTCTGA
- a CDS encoding right-handed parallel beta-helix repeat-containing protein: MRFAWLVVAGLLALWPASAFAQQIYRGEDTLWQDTVWEGEVLIDGILTVAPGVTLEIRPGTTVRFTPMDSNGDGVGEHEIFIQGRLKALGTPEAPIRFTSTASDPVPGSWGAINMMLAEDEENLLAHCIIEYAYRGFHAHFSRARVSDSLFRRNMRGFQFQESEVGIERCRLEDNLNGLQFRNSQVRLVDSVVKGSYWGVRCVYSELEMQGCRIEGNLINGVNLRDSTVVATGNLITANRRGLYLQGSRGTLVGNLVTGNSEHGIFLEESDAEISGNRIVDNGRAGVRWLNARGRITGNHIEGNGLYAVSNEGTTVAPAPGNWWGSADPNVLAAVLRDGRLRPETGWVEAVDPLEQAPRLVLPDF, translated from the coding sequence GTGAGGTTCGCCTGGCTTGTCGTGGCAGGTCTTTTGGCGCTTTGGCCGGCGTCGGCCTTCGCCCAGCAGATTTATCGCGGCGAGGATACTCTTTGGCAGGACACGGTGTGGGAAGGCGAGGTTCTGATTGACGGAATCCTGACGGTGGCGCCGGGGGTGACGCTGGAAATCCGTCCCGGGACCACGGTGCGCTTCACTCCCATGGACAGCAACGGCGACGGCGTCGGCGAGCACGAGATCTTCATTCAGGGGCGCCTCAAGGCGCTCGGCACGCCGGAGGCGCCGATTCGTTTCACCAGCACCGCAAGTGACCCGGTGCCTGGCAGTTGGGGCGCGATCAACATGATGCTGGCCGAAGACGAGGAAAATCTGCTGGCCCATTGCATCATCGAGTATGCCTATCGTGGGTTTCACGCCCATTTCTCCCGGGCGCGAGTCAGCGATTCCCTCTTTCGGCGCAACATGCGCGGTTTTCAGTTTCAGGAATCGGAGGTCGGCATCGAGCGCTGTCGCCTCGAAGACAACCTCAACGGTCTCCAGTTTCGCAATTCCCAGGTGCGACTGGTGGATTCGGTGGTCAAGGGCAGCTACTGGGGCGTGCGCTGCGTGTACAGCGAGTTGGAGATGCAGGGCTGTCGAATCGAGGGCAATCTCATCAACGGCGTCAATTTGCGCGATTCCACCGTGGTCGCGACAGGCAATCTGATCACCGCCAACCGCCGCGGTCTTTATCTGCAAGGTTCCCGCGGCACCCTCGTCGGCAATTTGGTGACGGGCAACAGTGAACATGGCATCTTTCTTGAAGAATCCGACGCCGAAATCAGCGGCAACCGCATTGTCGACAACGGGCGCGCGGGAGTGCGCTGGCTCAATGCCCGGGGGCGGATCACCGGCAATCACATCGAGGGCAACGGACTCTATGCCGTCAGCAACGAGGGCACCACGGTCGCTCCGGCTCCGGGCAACTGGTGGGGCAGCGCCGACCCGAACGTCCTGGCCGCCGTGCTGCGCGATGGTCGTCTGCGCCCGGAAACGGGATGGGTCGAGGCCGTCGATCCCTTGGAGCAGGCGCCTCGCCTGGTTCTTCCCGATTTCTGA
- the yedE gene encoding YedE family putative selenium transporter has translation MLKQREFWMIMAASLSLGLLGVLLTVWGNPENSGICVSCFLENSAGALGLHANERMQYLRPELIGFVLGAMGSALLFREFRSRGGNAPLGRFTAGFFLIVGCAIFIGCPIKLFLRLTAGDLTALAALGGLVAGVWLGLRSLAAGVHFGMSTPQRGGTGFVVPALFALLLVFALVQPSFILTSSRGSAAQHAPLLLSLGAGVLLGFLAQRSRFCITGGVRDALVLGRRAPLLWGLIAFTGAAVLANLLIGRFEPGFYGQPGAHLEHAWSFLGMGLVGWISVLVGGCPFRQLIKAGEGDTDAGMVVLGMLIGAAVVQGWGLAATAAGVPVYGKVAVLVGLALVLLTGLLMRERSA, from the coding sequence ATGCTGAAGCAGCGTGAGTTCTGGATGATCATGGCCGCCAGCCTGAGTCTTGGCCTGTTGGGGGTGCTCCTGACGGTCTGGGGCAATCCGGAAAACTCCGGGATCTGCGTATCCTGCTTTCTCGAGAACAGCGCCGGTGCTCTGGGCCTGCACGCCAATGAACGCATGCAGTACCTGCGGCCGGAGTTGATCGGCTTCGTGCTTGGCGCCATGGGCAGCGCGCTGCTGTTTCGCGAATTTCGCTCACGCGGCGGCAATGCCCCGCTGGGCCGCTTCACGGCGGGTTTTTTTCTCATCGTCGGGTGTGCCATTTTCATCGGTTGTCCCATCAAGCTGTTTTTGCGGTTGACCGCCGGCGATCTCACCGCCCTGGCCGCCCTGGGCGGCCTGGTGGCGGGTGTGTGGCTCGGGCTGCGCAGTCTTGCCGCGGGCGTGCATTTCGGCATGAGTACGCCGCAGCGCGGCGGGACGGGTTTTGTGGTGCCGGCTCTCTTTGCGCTGCTGCTGGTGTTTGCCCTGGTGCAGCCGAGCTTCATTCTCACTTCCAGTCGCGGCAGCGCGGCGCAGCACGCGCCCCTTTTGCTGTCCCTGGGCGCCGGGGTGCTGCTCGGTTTTCTCGCCCAGCGCAGCCGGTTCTGCATTACCGGCGGGGTACGCGATGCCCTGGTGCTCGGACGACGCGCGCCGCTGCTCTGGGGGCTTATCGCCTTTACCGGGGCGGCGGTCCTCGCCAATCTGCTCATCGGGCGCTTCGAGCCGGGTTTTTACGGACAGCCCGGCGCTCACCTGGAACATGCCTGGAGCTTTCTCGGCATGGGGTTGGTGGGTTGGATATCGGTGCTGGTCGGCGGTTGTCCGTTTCGTCAGCTCATCAAGGCCGGCGAGGGAGATACGGACGCCGGGATGGTGGTCCTGGGCATGCTCATTGGCGCCGCCGTCGTCCAGGGTTGGGGGTTGGCGGCCACCGCCGCCGGAGTCCCCGTTTACGGCAAGGTGGCGGTTCTCGTCGGCTTGGCGCTGGTGTTGCTGACCGGTCTGCTGATGCGCGAGCGATCCGCCTGA
- the tsaD gene encoding tRNA (adenosine(37)-N6)-threonylcarbamoyltransferase complex transferase subunit TsaD, whose translation MLLLCLESSCDETSAAVVRAGREVLSNVIASQVDVHARYGGVVPELASRKHLEALPVVIAEALDKAQVDIGAIEGVAVTRGPGLVGALLVGLAAAKALAFARGIPWVGVHHIEGHALAIQLEREVAYPFVCLIVSGGHTHLYRVDGVGRYRTLGRTLDDAAGEAYDKVAKLLGLGYPGGAVMDRLAAEGDPEAIVFPRPLLHQDNLDFSFSGIKTAVLNYVNRQSAPIAGQHLKDLAAGFQRAAVEVLTAKALRALDATGMRRLVVAGGVACNRGLRQALQQAAAQRDIEVFFPSPLLCTDNAAMLGVAAQDYLQRGFASPLDLNALASWPLDRAGDDFSRDLH comes from the coding sequence ATGCTTTTGCTCTGCCTTGAGTCGTCCTGCGACGAAACTTCCGCAGCGGTGGTGCGCGCCGGGCGTGAAGTGCTCTCCAACGTCATCGCCTCGCAGGTCGACGTGCATGCGCGCTATGGCGGCGTGGTGCCCGAACTGGCCTCGCGCAAGCACTTGGAAGCCCTGCCGGTGGTCATCGCCGAGGCCCTGGACAAAGCGCAGGTGGACATCGGGGCCATCGAAGGGGTGGCGGTGACGCGCGGACCCGGCCTGGTCGGCGCCCTGCTGGTGGGACTGGCGGCGGCCAAGGCCCTGGCCTTCGCCCGGGGCATTCCCTGGGTCGGCGTCCATCACATCGAAGGGCACGCCCTGGCGATTCAGCTGGAGCGCGAGGTCGCCTATCCCTTCGTCTGCCTCATCGTCTCCGGCGGCCATACCCATCTTTATCGCGTCGATGGGGTCGGACGCTATCGGACCCTGGGCCGCACCCTCGATGACGCGGCGGGCGAGGCCTACGACAAGGTGGCCAAACTACTCGGACTGGGCTATCCGGGCGGCGCGGTCATGGACCGTCTGGCCGCCGAGGGCGATCCCGAGGCCATCGTTTTTCCCCGGCCGCTGCTGCACCAGGACAATCTGGATTTCAGTTTCAGCGGCATCAAGACCGCCGTTCTCAACTACGTGAACCGCCAGAGCGCGCCCATCGCGGGTCAGCATCTCAAGGATCTGGCGGCCGGCTTTCAGCGCGCGGCCGTCGAGGTTTTGACCGCCAAGGCCCTGCGGGCGCTCGATGCGACCGGGATGCGGCGTCTGGTCGTGGCCGGCGGAGTCGCCTGCAACCGCGGCCTGCGCCAGGCGCTGCAGCAGGCCGCCGCGCAACGCGACATCGAGGTGTTTTTTCCCTCTCCGCTTTTGTGTACCGACAACGCGGCCATGCTCGGCGTGGCGGCCCAGGATTATCTGCAAAGAGGTTTTGCTTCGCCCCTGGATCTCAACGCCCTTGCCAGTTGGCCCCTGGATCGCGCCGGAGACGATTTCTCGCGGGATTTGCACTAG
- a CDS encoding GeoRSP system radical SAM/SPASM protein has protein sequence MSEAFTDLFSAPLTFNWTLSFRCNFVCAHCYSRYEEGEELDTADICRIVDVLAAKKVPFINFGGGEPLLRPDLFEIAGYAGRQGLNVSMNTNGWLLDGEAARRLQSSGFKSVGVSIDSHLAALHDDFRCREGSFARAVAALDHLRDAGVTTTMSSVISRINHKNFRDLLELARDHGVSQIYLHNFKCSGKGFENRQELDLTPAEWRAFYVEALEVKEQVKDLAISFDDPVIASLPQYRENSLVKGSSCGKLSLHLRPNGDITPCGFIPLVVGNILRDDFDQIWYHSPVLNAMRNKEAKGKCGGCESFADCLGGCTARALAVTGDLEQPDPHCWK, from the coding sequence ATGTCTGAGGCCTTTACCGATCTATTTTCCGCGCCCCTGACCTTCAACTGGACGCTGTCCTTTCGCTGCAATTTCGTCTGCGCTCATTGCTACAGCCGCTATGAGGAGGGCGAGGAACTCGATACCGCCGACATCTGTCGCATTGTCGATGTTCTTGCGGCGAAAAAGGTGCCTTTCATCAATTTCGGCGGCGGTGAGCCGCTGCTGCGCCCCGATCTGTTCGAGATCGCCGGCTACGCAGGGCGTCAGGGACTCAATGTCTCGATGAACACCAATGGCTGGCTGCTCGATGGCGAGGCGGCGCGAAGATTGCAATCGTCAGGCTTTAAGTCCGTGGGCGTGAGCATCGACAGCCATCTTGCCGCTTTGCATGATGACTTTCGTTGTCGGGAGGGCTCCTTCGCAAGGGCGGTTGCGGCCCTCGACCACCTTCGCGATGCCGGGGTGACGACGACCATGAGTTCGGTGATTTCGCGGATCAACCACAAGAATTTCCGCGATTTGCTCGAACTCGCCCGCGACCATGGGGTTTCGCAGATCTATCTGCACAACTTCAAATGCAGCGGCAAGGGTTTTGAAAATCGCCAGGAACTCGATTTGACGCCTGCGGAGTGGCGTGCTTTTTACGTCGAAGCCCTCGAGGTCAAGGAGCAGGTCAAGGATCTCGCCATTTCCTTTGACGACCCGGTGATCGCCTCCTTGCCCCAATACCGTGAAAACTCTTTGGTCAAGGGCAGTTCCTGTGGTAAACTCTCGCTACATTTGCGCCCCAATGGCGACATCACCCCCTGCGGGTTCATACCCTTGGTGGTCGGCAACATTCTGCGGGATGATTTTGATCAGATCTGGTATCATTCGCCGGTTCTCAACGCCATGCGCAACAAGGAAGCCAAGGGCAAGTGCGGCGGATGCGAATCCTTCGCCGATTGCCTGGGCGGTTGCACGGCGCGGGCACTGGCGGTGACCGGCGATCTGGAACAGCCTGATCCGCACTGCTGGAAATAA